From Pedosphaera parvula Ellin514, one genomic window encodes:
- a CDS encoding polyprenol monophosphomannose synthase yields MNQTLVVVPTYNERDNLPPLVERLLKLPVPVDLLVVDDNSPDGTGKLADELAAKHPAVHVLHRQQKQGLGRAYCAGFTWALERDYEFIMEMDGDFSHNPDDIPRFIEAAQNAYLVLGSRYCNGIRVINWPLSRLMLSKGAAEYVRLITGMPFTDPTGGFKCFRRRALQSLDLNTIESNGYCFQIEMTHKIWRQGMQVVEVPIIFTDRFQGTSKMSGGIINEALWMVWKLWFQNGLRRSPRSKVPPPEPIKQANSPQHAK; encoded by the coding sequence ATGAATCAAACACTGGTAGTAGTGCCAACTTACAATGAGCGGGATAATCTTCCACCGCTGGTGGAACGGTTGTTGAAGCTGCCTGTACCGGTGGACTTACTGGTGGTGGATGATAACTCACCTGATGGAACTGGTAAGCTGGCGGATGAGTTGGCTGCGAAGCACCCAGCGGTGCATGTGTTACATCGGCAGCAAAAGCAGGGTCTGGGGCGCGCATACTGCGCCGGGTTTACCTGGGCCCTGGAACGGGACTACGAGTTCATCATGGAGATGGACGGCGATTTCTCCCATAATCCGGATGATATTCCCCGGTTCATCGAGGCGGCGCAAAACGCCTACCTGGTTTTGGGTTCGCGTTATTGCAACGGCATTCGGGTGATTAACTGGCCGCTCAGCCGGTTGATGTTGAGCAAGGGAGCAGCCGAATATGTCCGCTTGATTACCGGCATGCCATTTACCGATCCAACTGGCGGCTTCAAATGTTTTCGCCGACGCGCGCTTCAATCTCTGGATTTGAACACCATTGAATCCAATGGTTACTGCTTTCAGATTGAGATGACGCACAAGATTTGGCGTCAAGGAATGCAGGTGGTCGAAGTTCCTATTATTTTTACCGACCGTTTTCAGGGGACGTCGAAAATGTCGGGTGGCATCATTAATGAAGCCTTGTGGATGGTCTGGAAACTCTGGTTTCAAAATGGATTGCGCCGCAGTCCACGAAGCAAAGTGCCGCCGCCTGAACCAATCAAGCAGGCCAACTCTCCCCAGCACGCCAAATAG
- a CDS encoding tetratricopeptide repeat protein, whose amino-acid sequence MGSIFTLIRVLAHAGSGSVFGILSALVFGVFQIWMLINAWRNKEYLWVLLILMGLGIWYFFYVYRHTISTNRGFELPGASKRKRIKELQAKIHHLDNAVHHFHLGDIYFQQGKLDKAEACYRAALERDPKDIDARAHLGQTLLRLKRPAEARPLLEGVCHEDPKHDYGYSMMALAETLSAVGEQNAALEVWLRVTSQHSYPRAKVQLAELYVAKNQLDPARAELRDILADDAHAPAFQRKRDRVWVHRAKRLIKKI is encoded by the coding sequence ATGGGTTCCATTTTCACCCTTATTCGAGTGCTGGCGCATGCCGGTTCCGGTTCCGTATTTGGAATCCTTAGTGCGCTGGTATTCGGCGTCTTTCAAATCTGGATGCTGATCAACGCCTGGCGCAACAAGGAATACCTTTGGGTTCTGTTGATTTTGATGGGGTTAGGCATCTGGTATTTTTTCTACGTTTACCGCCATACCATTTCCACCAACCGGGGTTTCGAACTGCCCGGAGCGTCCAAACGCAAACGCATCAAGGAACTCCAAGCCAAGATTCATCATCTCGACAACGCCGTCCACCACTTCCACTTGGGAGACATCTACTTCCAGCAGGGAAAACTGGATAAGGCGGAGGCTTGCTATCGCGCCGCTCTGGAGCGCGATCCAAAAGATATCGATGCCCGGGCCCACCTGGGTCAAACCTTGCTGCGCCTGAAACGTCCGGCGGAGGCCCGTCCGCTGCTGGAGGGCGTCTGCCACGAAGATCCCAAACATGATTACGGTTATTCCATGATGGCCCTGGCGGAAACGCTTTCGGCAGTTGGTGAACAGAATGCCGCGTTGGAAGTCTGGTTGAGAGTCACGTCCCAACATTCCTATCCCCGAGCGAAGGTCCAGCTCGCTGAACTTTACGTGGCGAAAAATCAACTGGACCCGGCTCGCGCCGAACTGAGAGACATCCTCGCCGACGACGCGCATGCGCCTGCCTTTCAACGGAAACGTGATCGGGTCTGGGTGCACCGTGCCAAGCGCCTCATCAAAAAGATATAG
- a CDS encoding glucuronate isomerase codes for MKSILSEAHQVPFAAQVEEIVASTPVYDIHTHLYEPAFNELLLWGIDELLVYHYLVAESFRQHNLPYDKFWALSKTQQADLIWNSLFIEHSPISEACRGVLTTLHAFGLDVKKHDLPSIRNWFANRKLDTHITECMQLAGVKTICMTNSPFDDLERPVWERGFQRDERFTAALRIDPLILNWPEVAPKLAQWGYNVEANPSSGKTFSEIRRFLADWSKRINAQYVMVSLPPDFQFPANTMSASIIEHAVLPHCRDTGLPFALMPGVKRAVNPQLKLAGDGVGLTDLTMLQNLCAQFPENKFLATVLARENQHELCVLARKFRNLHIFGCWWFTNIPSIIDEMTRMRIELLGTSFTPQHSDARVLDQIVYKWQHSRRVIARVLLEKYLELGQDGWPVSRAEVERDVKDLFGGAFERFCKS; via the coding sequence ATGAAATCGATTTTGTCAGAAGCACACCAGGTGCCCTTCGCCGCTCAAGTCGAAGAGATCGTCGCTTCCACGCCGGTTTACGATATCCATACCCATTTGTATGAACCGGCTTTCAATGAATTACTTCTCTGGGGCATTGACGAGTTACTGGTCTATCACTATCTCGTAGCGGAATCCTTTCGTCAGCATAACCTCCCCTACGATAAATTCTGGGCGCTTTCCAAAACCCAGCAGGCGGATCTCATCTGGAATTCCCTGTTCATCGAACATTCTCCCATCTCCGAGGCCTGCCGTGGCGTCTTAACCACGCTGCATGCCTTCGGTTTGGATGTAAAGAAGCACGACCTGCCATCGATCCGTAATTGGTTTGCCAATCGCAAGCTCGACACTCATATCACTGAGTGCATGCAGCTCGCCGGCGTCAAAACCATTTGCATGACGAACTCGCCTTTCGATGATTTGGAACGTCCGGTCTGGGAGCGCGGTTTTCAACGTGACGAACGGTTCACGGCGGCGTTGCGTATCGACCCGCTTATCTTAAACTGGCCTGAAGTGGCGCCGAAGCTCGCGCAATGGGGTTACAACGTCGAAGCCAATCCTTCCTCCGGCAAGACGTTTAGCGAAATCCGCCGTTTCCTGGCTGATTGGTCTAAGCGTATCAATGCCCAATATGTCATGGTTTCGCTGCCGCCGGATTTTCAGTTTCCGGCGAACACTATGTCTGCCAGCATCATCGAACATGCCGTTCTGCCGCATTGTCGCGATACCGGACTGCCGTTTGCCTTGATGCCGGGTGTAAAGCGGGCGGTGAATCCGCAATTAAAATTGGCTGGTGATGGCGTCGGCCTGACTGATCTCACCATGCTGCAAAACCTTTGTGCGCAATTTCCCGAAAACAAATTTCTCGCCACGGTGCTGGCCCGGGAGAATCAGCATGAACTCTGCGTGCTCGCTCGTAAATTCCGCAACCTTCACATCTTTGGCTGCTGGTGGTTTACCAACATTCCTTCGATCATTGATGAGATGACTCGCATGCGTATTGAACTGCTGGGCACCAGCTTTACGCCGCAGCATTCCGATGCGCGAGTGTTGGACCAGATCGTGTATAAATGGCAACACAGCCGCCGAGTCATTGCACGCGTCCTGCTCGAGAAATACCTGGAATTGGGCCAGGACGGCTGGCCGGTTTCCCGCGCGGAAGTGGAGCGGGACGTCAAAGACCTCTTTGGTGGTGCTTTTGAGCGATTTTGTAAATCCTGA